A genomic region of Pyrus communis chromosome 14, drPyrComm1.1, whole genome shotgun sequence contains the following coding sequences:
- the LOC137716345 gene encoding probable beta-D-xylosidase 2 — translation MAAPTPAIIKLCSLLLLLLLVCGLFEQPKTCEAGESFACNPKDAVTKDLPFCRATLPVQDRVRDLLGRLTLQEKVKLLVNTALPVPRLGIKGYEWWSEALHGVSNVGPGTKFGGDFPGATSFPQVITTTASFNASLWEAIGRVVSDEARAMYNGGVAGLTYWSPNVNVLRDPRWGRAQETPGEDPTVVGRYAASYVRGLQGNDGNRLKVAACCKHFTAYDLDNWNGVDRFHFNAKVSKQDMEDTFDVPFRMCVEEGKVASVMCSYNQVNGVPTCADPNLLKKTVRGAWRLDGYIVSDCDSVGVFYNSQHYTSTPEEAAADAIKAGLDLDCGSFLAVHSEEAVNKGLLKEVDVNNALVNTVTVQMRLGMFDGDRGAYARLGPKDVCSPPHQDLALEAATQGIVLLKNHGPSLPLSTHRHHTLAVIGPNSDVTLTMIGNYAGVACGYTTPLQGLGSFARTIHRWGCADVACANNTLFGAAIDASREADATVLVMGLDQSIEAEFRDRAGLLLPGGQQDLISKVAAASKGPTILVLMSGGPVDVSFANNDPRIGGIVWAGYPGQAGGAAIARVLFGITNPGGKLPMTWYQEEYLKNLAMTSMDMRSNPSKGYPGRTYRFYKGPVVYPFGHGLSYTKFILSIAAGTAPTEVGIPLAGRHRASQINTTTTVDSDNVKAIRVTHAKCSRVSVSFDVDVRNVGNRDGSHTLLVLSTPPAQDWAPHKQLVAFEKVYVPARAQRRVRIKIHVCKSLSVVDRFGIRRIPMGQHNLHIGDLMHSVTLKPATFLGLGVIKS, via the exons ATGGCTGCTCCCACGCCCGCCATTATTAAGCTCTGCAGCCTTCTCCTTCTTTTACTTTTAGTTTGCGGTCTTTTCGAGCAACCCAAAACTTGCGAAGCCGGTGAGTCCTTCGCTTGCAACCCAAAAGATGCGGTAACCAAGGACTTGCCGTTTTGCCGTGCGACATTGCCCGTACAAGACAGAGTGAGGGACCTTCTCGGAAGGTTGACATTGCAAGAGAAGGTTAAGCTGCTGGTGAACACTGCTCTGCCTGTCCCACGCCTTGGCATCAAAGGCTACGAATGGTGGTCCGAGGCACTTCACGGCGTTTCCAATGTGGGCCCCGGGACTAAGTTTGGTGGGGACTTCCCTGGCGCCACTAGCTTCCCTCAAGTCATTACAACCACTGCTTCCTTCAATGCTTCTCTGTGGGAAGCCATCGGACGG GTCGTGTCAGACGAAGCAAGAGCAATGTACAACGGCGGTGTGGCTGGCCTTACGTATTGGAGCCCAAATGTGAACGTACTGAGAGACCCACGGTGGGGCCGGGCACAGGAGACTCCCGGTGAAGACCCAACCGTGGTGGGTAGATATGCTGCCAGCTACGTTAGGGGGTTGCAGGGAAATGACGGTAACCGGTTGAAGGTGGCGGCTTGCTGTAAGCACTTCACCGCTTATGACCTCGACAACTGGAATGGAGTTGATCGTTTTCACTTTAACGCCAAG GTGAGCAAGCAGGACATGGAGGACACATTCGATGTGCCATTTAGGATGTGCGTCGAGGAAGGAAAGGTGGCGAGTGTCATGTGTTCTTACAATCAGGTCAATGGTGTCCCCACCTGTGCCGACCCTAATCTCCTCAAAAAAACTGTACGCGGTGCATGGCGCCTCGACGG CTACATTGTGTCCGATTGCGACTCAGTGGGAGTGTTCTATAATAGTCAACACTACACCTCAACGCCCGAAGAAGCCGCTGCCGATGCCATTAAAGCAGGTTTGGATTTAGACTGTGGGTCATTCCTGGCCGTGCACTCGGAGGAAGCAGTGAACAAGGGGTTGTTGAAGGAGGTTGACGTCAACAATGCATTGGTGAATACTGTGACTGTCCAAATGAGACTCGGGATGTTTGATGGAGACCGCGGGGCCTATGCCAGATTGGGCCCCAAAGATGTATGCAGCCCACCTCATCAGGATCTCGCGCTTGAGGCCGCCACGCAAGGCATCGTCCTCCTCAAGAATCACGGGCCTTCGCTCCCATTGTCCACCCATCGTCACCACACTCTTGCTGTGATCGGCCCCAATTCTGATGTGACTCTCACAATGATTGGCAACTATGCCG GTGTGGCATGTGGATACACTACGCCCCTACAAGGGCTTGGGAGTTTTGCACGCACAATACACCGGTGGGGTTGTGCGGATGTTGCATGCGCCAACAACACGTTATTCGGTGCAGCCATCGACGCATCCCGGGAAGCGGATGCTACTGTTTTGGTGATGGGACTTGACCAATCCATTGAGGCTGAATTTAGAGACCGAGCTGGGCTGCTTTTGCCTGGAGGACAACAAGACCTCATATCAAAGGTTGCCGCAGCATCCAAAGGCCCAACTATTTTGGTATTGATGTCTGGTGGCCCAGTTGACGTGTCTTTTGCTAACAATGACCCGCGCATCGGTGGAATCGTATGGGCTGGGTACCCAGGCCAAGCTGGTGGAGCAGCCATCGCTCGTGTTCTGTTTGGAATCACAAACCCAG GAGGAAAGCTGCCTATGACGTGGTATCAAGAGGAGTACCTTAAAAATTTGGCAATGACATCGATGGACATGAGGTCAAACCCATCAAAAGGGTACCCGGGAAGAACCTACAGATTCTACAAAGGGCCAGTGGTTTACCCATTTGGGCATGGATTAAGCTACACCAAATTTATTCTTAGCATAGCAGCCGGTACTGCACCCACCGAGGTTGGAATCCCGCTCGCTGGCCGTCATCGCGCCTCTCAAATTAACACAACCACAACCGTTGATTCGGACAATGTCAAGGCGATCCGAGTGACACATGCAAAATGCAGTAGGGTTTCGGTGAGTTTTGATGTGGACGTGAGAAATGTGGGCAACAGAGACGGGTCTCACACTTTGTTAGTGCTCTCTACCCCTCCAGCACAAGACTGGGCTCCTCACAAACAGCTGGTTGCCTTTGAGAAAGTGTATGTTCCGGCCAGGGCTCAACGGCGGGTGCGAATCAAAATTCATGTGTGCAAGTCCCTTAGTGTGGTGGACAGGTTTGGAATTCGAAGAATTCCAATGGGACAACACAATCTTCACATTGGTGACCTCATGCACTCTGTCACCCTCAAACCCGCCACTTTCTTAGGGTTGGGGGTCATCAAATCTTAA